A single Methylomonas sp. AM2-LC DNA region contains:
- a CDS encoding metallophosphoesterase has product MKYTFLHISDLHYRTNWHEENDLVCNRFFEDIQSQIRSCENRYLIFSGDIVLEGAKSEFYAAIETNFSKKLNAAGFLYDNRICTPGNHDISRDALKPLLIIQKATLEQMTNEQLFNDHLPQNAQTFLESKFNNYKKFEEKFAKYTACESDIGGSGWALSDDVGVYCLNTALCSFGGLSDSENKYISDQNKLMIDTRSLHKWLSETEFKTRILVMHHPLDWLVEWAKSELEKIISSSFQLVFSGHIHENSATFSNRGFGNSFHCVAPPLFTKKSELLGYSFINFDASNGTIEVVYRQWSSKNQKFVLGTSLAGDDSGKIVFVPSSKNYIPIEFDTSVSNVTTDTLSILQFEFEEAITCYSSTKRLWVDRDIANMPETHSDRADIVMMTQNDLVENFRPCIIRAPKQFGLTCLGRYVSLEHYRLNATTIVMIDMTEILICKNGVISYVESRCKELNILKNSIAGFIIDNCLFDKRTRAILRNLKSVYINTPIVLLEGVDDCAQIANAIEIENDEVVEILYLWALTKARIRELVVKYLQGTSSLDDNLVTKKIVEDIDALNIYRTPDNCLLILKLFEQAFDDTPVNRTEMIGRVLYFLFYQFNKIPSYATRPDLKDCEYALGFFCEWLIRSGKKSFSKNDFYIKVQEYCSLQILDLDIEVLFAFLAMEHIFVRKGTEFEFRFNYWLYFFAAHRMHHDPNFAEFILTDRRYSAFPEIIEFYAGIDRRRSDAVNRLTEDLMNMNADFLKRTSISADFNPLRHALWTPKNESLEKLKQEVELSMTESSLPSAIKDAIADHGYNRAKPYNQELATFINETSLKQMIHAMKGAARALRNSDHVTPEAKTRLLEEVVTCWIRVCQILVMLSPILAHHREAAFEGMGFYLDKSFDEIKSPQDKWERIMTVIVDNVVGWYQDDIFSKKMGALLSNYNKNNQSSLGELLVLLVIVKQRPPNWEKEVEQFIVREHKNSFYLSKVFDALRCEFKFSFSTERNRQELRRLAAMALAKHDKGTIVRNKKQIEATAKRFDEAPPEKKGFVWRFVKPRNRK; this is encoded by the coding sequence ATGAAGTATACGTTTCTACATATCTCTGATCTCCACTATCGTACCAATTGGCACGAAGAGAATGATTTAGTATGCAATAGATTTTTTGAAGATATTCAGAGTCAAATCAGAAGTTGTGAAAATCGTTATTTGATTTTCTCTGGAGATATCGTCCTTGAAGGCGCTAAGTCAGAATTTTATGCTGCGATTGAAACAAATTTTTCGAAAAAATTAAATGCTGCTGGTTTTTTATACGACAACCGGATTTGTACGCCAGGAAATCACGACATTTCAAGGGATGCTTTAAAACCTTTATTAATAATTCAAAAAGCAACGCTAGAACAGATGACTAATGAACAGTTGTTCAATGATCATCTCCCACAAAACGCTCAGACCTTTTTAGAATCAAAATTTAATAACTACAAAAAATTTGAAGAAAAATTCGCTAAATATACTGCCTGTGAATCAGATATTGGAGGCTCTGGTTGGGCGTTATCGGACGATGTTGGAGTATATTGTCTTAATACGGCGCTGTGTTCATTCGGAGGTCTATCTGATTCAGAAAATAAATATATCTCTGACCAAAACAAACTTATGATCGATACTCGATCATTACATAAATGGTTATCAGAAACTGAATTCAAAACCAGGATTCTTGTGATGCATCATCCATTGGATTGGTTAGTCGAGTGGGCGAAATCTGAATTAGAAAAAATAATATCTAGTAGTTTTCAGTTAGTTTTCTCTGGTCATATCCATGAAAACTCCGCTACGTTTTCAAATAGGGGGTTTGGCAATTCATTTCATTGTGTTGCTCCACCATTATTTACTAAAAAGTCAGAGTTATTAGGCTATTCATTTATAAATTTTGATGCATCGAATGGAACAATAGAGGTTGTTTATCGTCAATGGAGCTCGAAAAATCAAAAATTTGTACTTGGAACTAGCCTAGCTGGAGATGATTCAGGAAAAATAGTTTTCGTGCCTTCATCAAAAAATTATATTCCAATTGAATTCGATACTTCTGTTTCAAATGTAACGACTGACACACTGTCTATCCTTCAGTTTGAGTTTGAAGAAGCAATAACCTGCTATTCTTCAACAAAACGTCTATGGGTTGATCGTGATATAGCAAATATGCCTGAAACTCATTCAGATCGTGCAGATATCGTTATGATGACTCAAAACGATCTGGTTGAAAACTTTAGGCCTTGTATCATTAGAGCTCCAAAGCAATTTGGATTAACTTGTTTAGGTCGATACGTTAGCTTAGAACATTACCGTTTAAATGCAACTACTATCGTTATGATAGATATGACTGAAATTCTAATTTGTAAAAATGGAGTTATTTCATATGTTGAATCAAGATGCAAAGAGCTAAATATACTAAAGAATAGTATTGCTGGATTTATTATTGATAACTGTCTATTTGATAAACGAACACGGGCTATTTTACGTAATCTAAAATCAGTGTACATAAATACTCCTATAGTGTTACTTGAAGGTGTTGATGATTGTGCACAAATTGCAAATGCTATAGAGATAGAAAACGACGAAGTTGTCGAAATTCTTTATTTATGGGCATTGACTAAGGCAAGGATAAGAGAATTAGTCGTTAAATATCTTCAAGGAACAAGTTCTTTGGATGATAATTTAGTAACAAAGAAAATAGTTGAAGATATTGATGCTCTAAATATTTATCGGACTCCAGATAATTGCTTGTTAATTCTTAAGCTTTTTGAACAAGCGTTTGATGACACTCCAGTTAATCGTACTGAAATGATTGGTAGAGTATTATATTTTTTATTTTACCAATTTAATAAAATTCCAAGCTATGCAACACGACCTGATTTAAAGGATTGTGAATATGCTCTTGGTTTTTTCTGCGAATGGTTAATACGGTCTGGAAAAAAATCGTTTTCAAAAAATGATTTCTATATCAAAGTTCAAGAATACTGTAGCTTACAAATACTTGACTTAGATATTGAAGTTTTATTTGCATTTTTAGCCATGGAACACATTTTTGTAAGGAAAGGCACTGAGTTTGAATTTCGATTCAATTACTGGTTATACTTCTTTGCAGCCCACAGAATGCATCATGATCCTAATTTTGCCGAATTTATATTGACAGATCGTAGATATTCAGCATTCCCTGAAATTATAGAGTTTTATGCAGGTATTGATAGGAGGCGGTCTGACGCAGTTAATCGTCTGACTGAAGATTTGATGAATATGAATGCCGATTTCTTAAAACGAACTAGTATCTCAGCAGATTTCAATCCTTTAAGGCATGCTCTCTGGACACCTAAAAATGAATCACTAGAAAAATTAAAACAAGAAGTGGAACTTAGCATGACTGAGTCATCGTTGCCATCGGCAATAAAAGATGCAATTGCAGATCATGGTTACAATCGTGCAAAACCATATAACCAAGAGTTGGCTACATTTATAAATGAAACCTCATTAAAACAGATGATTCATGCTATGAAAGGAGCCGCGCGAGCTTTACGAAACAGTGATCATGTGACTCCAGAAGCTAAAACAAGGTTATTAGAGGAAGTAGTTACTTGTTGGATACGAGTTTGTCAAATTTTAGTAATGTTGTCACCAATTTTAGCGCATCATAGGGAGGCCGCTTTTGAGGGAATGGGATTCTATTTAGACAAAAGTTTTGATGAAATTAAGTCGCCACAGGACAAGTGGGAAAGAATTATGACTGTAATAGTAGATAACGTTGTAGGATGGTATCAAGATGATATTTTTTCGAAAAAAATGGGGGCTTTGTTAAGTAATTATAACAAGAATAACCAGAGCAGCTTGGGAGAACTTCTTGTTCTTTTAGTGATTGTTAAGCAAAGACCCCCTAATTGGGAAAAAGAAGTCGAACAATTTATTGTTCGAGAACATAAAAACTCTTTCTACTTAAGTAAAGTTTTCGATGCACTCAGATGTGAGTTTAAGTTCAGTTTTTCAACCGAGCGGAATCGGCAGGAATTAAGGCGCTTGGCAGCAATGGCGTTAGCAAAACATGATAAGGGCACAATTGTTCGAAATAAAAAGCAGATTGAAGCTACTGCCAAACGATTTGATGAAGCCCCACCGGAGAAAAAAGGGTTTGTATGGCGTTTTGTAAAACCAAGAAATCGCAAGTGA
- a CDS encoding P-loop NTPase fold protein, producing the protein MWHDVETSTDLLNFSVVADTAAQLIRDSAGQPLSIGVSGSWGVGKSSLVKMVAESLRISDNSDEKYIFLDFNAWLYQGFDDARMALLQSVSDKLVKEAGSRKTFLDKAKDFAKRVRWLRAARLIAPVAQGVVMGGAIAGPMGAVIGAVGGLFKAEGMPTAEDIAKVKDAYGELQPDLKDLLKDKEAISLPNEIAGLRIAFQEILEGLDVTLVVFVDDLDRCLPDTAISTLEAMRLLLFMPRTAFIIAADEQMIRGCKPKPPKIQEVLKL; encoded by the coding sequence ATGTGGCATGACGTCGAGACATCGACCGATCTACTCAATTTTTCAGTAGTCGCTGATACAGCGGCCCAACTTATTCGAGACTCTGCAGGACAGCCACTGTCCATCGGAGTGTCAGGAAGTTGGGGAGTCGGAAAATCTTCCTTAGTAAAGATGGTCGCGGAATCCCTGCGAATATCCGATAATTCTGATGAGAAATACATTTTCTTAGACTTTAACGCTTGGTTATATCAAGGCTTTGACGATGCCCGCATGGCGTTACTACAGTCGGTGTCAGACAAATTGGTCAAAGAGGCTGGGTCGCGAAAAACTTTTCTTGATAAAGCAAAGGACTTCGCCAAACGGGTGAGGTGGCTTCGTGCGGCGAGGCTTATTGCCCCAGTTGCACAAGGTGTCGTCATGGGGGGAGCTATTGCCGGTCCTATGGGTGCAGTCATAGGAGCAGTTGGTGGGCTATTTAAGGCTGAGGGAATGCCTACTGCCGAAGACATAGCCAAGGTCAAAGATGCCTACGGTGAGCTCCAGCCTGATTTGAAGGATTTACTCAAGGATAAAGAAGCCATTTCACTTCCTAATGAAATAGCAGGACTGAGGATAGCATTTCAGGAAATTCTGGAAGGATTAGACGTGACCTTAGTAGTCTTTGTCGACGACCTTGACCGTTGTTTGCCCGACACTGCTATTTCGACACTAGAAGCAATGAGGCTGCTTTTATTCATGCCCAGGACTGCTTTCATCATAGCCGCCGATGAGCAGATGATACGGGGGTGTAAGCCCAAACCGCCGAAAATTCAGGAAGTATTAAAACTCTAA
- a CDS encoding reverse transcriptase domain-containing protein → MGSQPRRMIAFEQHLELFSFASLYQHYLLCRRHKRNTFNALRFEARQELNLLELSAALQDRSYRPSASVCFVTERPKLREIFAADFRDRVVHHVLVHELERYWEPVFIHDSYACRKDKGIHKAVDRLTQFIRSASENGKRRAYYLQLDVRNYFMRIDKHLLWSFLKPHIDSPEVLWLCKLLVFHDCTANYNYKGKPGLLQHMPPHKSLLQCEAGKGLPIGNLNSQFFANVYLNRLDQFVKHQLKCRYYLRYCDDFVLLDTNPEQLAVWREQIRQFLAESLLLALNDSRDKLRPVGNGVDFLGYIVRADYRLVRRRVVNNLRGKLLGFERLLVRQQSEYTVYRFDETVLAQCRSTLASYLGHLRHADSFDLRCSIWQEFPFLEQYFKIDNTYLALQLRYELPKQFSCTRRQYNFIKKQFASDVLLFQVGCYYEFYHSADDGLAVSLGLKPLTKNRRGARYGMPLSWGANMAKRLLAQGRQVLWVIEQDSLSAGGVKCRHPAERWIGISVKEKLLV, encoded by the coding sequence ATGGGCAGTCAGCCCCGGAGAATGATAGCTTTTGAGCAACACCTAGAACTGTTCAGCTTCGCCAGTCTGTATCAGCATTATCTATTATGCCGCAGACACAAACGCAATACCTTTAACGCGTTGCGTTTTGAAGCTAGACAGGAACTGAATCTGCTGGAACTGTCGGCGGCGCTGCAAGATCGCAGCTATCGCCCATCCGCGTCTGTCTGTTTTGTTACTGAACGCCCGAAACTACGGGAAATATTCGCAGCCGACTTTCGGGATCGCGTTGTCCATCATGTGCTGGTGCATGAACTGGAACGCTACTGGGAGCCGGTATTTATTCATGATTCCTATGCCTGTCGCAAAGACAAAGGCATCCATAAAGCGGTAGATCGGCTGACCCAGTTTATCCGGAGCGCATCCGAAAACGGCAAGCGGCGGGCCTACTATCTGCAACTGGATGTGCGCAATTATTTCATGCGTATCGATAAGCACTTACTGTGGTCTTTTTTAAAGCCGCATATCGACAGCCCGGAAGTGCTCTGGTTATGTAAATTACTGGTGTTTCATGATTGTACTGCCAACTATAATTATAAAGGCAAACCGGGCTTGTTACAGCACATGCCGCCACACAAAAGCCTGCTGCAATGTGAAGCCGGTAAGGGTCTGCCCATAGGCAATCTCAACAGCCAGTTTTTTGCCAATGTTTATCTGAATCGCCTGGATCAGTTTGTCAAACATCAACTGAAATGCCGATATTATCTGCGCTATTGCGATGATTTTGTGCTGTTGGATACTAATCCTGAGCAACTCGCGGTCTGGCGCGAACAGATAAGACAGTTTTTGGCGGAAAGCTTATTACTGGCGCTGAACGATAGCCGTGATAAGTTAAGACCGGTCGGCAATGGCGTGGATTTTTTAGGCTACATCGTTCGTGCCGATTATAGGCTGGTCAGGCGGCGGGTCGTCAATAATCTACGTGGTAAATTACTTGGTTTTGAGCGTTTGCTGGTTAGGCAGCAATCAGAATATACCGTATATCGCTTTGATGAAACCGTGTTGGCACAATGCCGGTCTACGCTGGCATCCTATCTTGGTCATTTACGGCATGCCGATAGTTTTGATTTGCGCTGTTCCATCTGGCAGGAGTTCCCGTTTTTAGAACAGTATTTTAAAATTGATAACACGTATCTGGCCTTGCAGCTACGTTATGAACTTCCCAAACAGTTTTCCTGTACCCGCAGGCAATATAATTTCATAAAAAAACAGTTTGCGAGCGATGTGCTGCTTTTTCAGGTCGGTTGCTATTACGAATTTTATCATTCCGCAGACGATGGCCTTGCGGTATCCTTAGGCTTGAAACCACTCACCAAAAACCGGCGCGGAGCACGGTATGGTATGCCGCTATCTTGGGGTGCCAATATGGCTAAGCGATTGTTGGCGCAAGGTCGGCAGGTGTTATGGGTAATTGAGCAGGATAGTTTATCAGCGGGTGGCGTAAAATGCAGGCATCCGGCGGAGCGCTGGATTGGAATATCTGTAAAAGAAAAGTTGCTGGTCTGA
- a CDS encoding four helix bundle protein → MARYEHLPIYRDALNLAVHFEKIVASFSRYHKYTLGSELRNASRKAVTLIIQANNQSDKQQALRVLRDHLEELLLLVRIAKEAQAFKSFNAYSHVVELTAKVCRQNEGWLKNQSQSPQKKPDKSARMS, encoded by the coding sequence ATGGCGCGTTACGAACATCTGCCCATTTACCGGGATGCCTTAAATCTGGCGGTACATTTTGAAAAAATCGTCGCCAGTTTTAGCCGTTACCACAAATACACCCTGGGTAGTGAGCTACGCAATGCCAGCCGTAAAGCGGTGACACTGATCATCCAGGCCAATAACCAAAGCGATAAACAGCAGGCTTTAAGAGTGTTACGAGATCACCTTGAAGAACTGCTGTTATTAGTCAGGATAGCCAAGGAAGCCCAGGCTTTCAAAAGTTTTAACGCCTACAGCCATGTGGTTGAGCTGACGGCAAAAGTTTGCAGACAGAACGAGGGTTGGCTGAAAAATCAAAGTCAGTCCCCGCAGAAAAAGCCGGACAAAAGCGCCAGAATGAGCTGA
- a CDS encoding DUF1566 domain-containing protein, whose translation MLQGKTLLAASLLFGLASFNAQATLTSETVNGQNLVYDSGNNTTWTQDANLLGTWEGAYQSTSYTNIVTAIINASGGVIHDTPNYYDGSLNNYDGANGRAYSGTYTLTTADFGSGGTVDWWAGQALVHYLDTQNYGGSNQWALPTSNPVFGYDNGSQLGELFYNELGGTAGSSIPSGPFSNVQAYVYWSGTEYAAYPGYAWYFYTVYGYQNLSYKDFQFYAWAVSPGQVNAVPVPGAVWLFGTGMLGLLGLKRRGHAG comes from the coding sequence ATGCTACAAGGAAAAACCCTGCTGGCCGCCAGCCTATTATTCGGTCTGGCCAGCTTTAACGCCCAGGCGACACTGACCAGCGAAACGGTCAACGGTCAAAATCTGGTCTACGACTCCGGCAATAACACCACCTGGACACAGGACGCCAATCTATTAGGCACTTGGGAAGGGGCTTATCAATCTACCAGCTACACTAATATTGTGACTGCCATCATCAATGCCAGCGGCGGCGTGATTCATGACACGCCCAATTATTATGATGGCTCCCTCAACAATTACGACGGCGCTAATGGCCGAGCCTATTCCGGCACCTACACACTGACTACTGCGGACTTTGGCAGTGGCGGCACAGTGGACTGGTGGGCCGGTCAAGCATTGGTACACTATCTGGATACCCAGAATTATGGCGGTTCCAACCAATGGGCCTTGCCAACTAGTAATCCCGTTTTTGGCTATGATAACGGCAGCCAACTGGGTGAATTGTTTTACAACGAACTGGGTGGCACAGCAGGCAGTTCCATCCCCTCAGGCCCGTTCAGCAATGTTCAAGCCTATGTGTACTGGTCTGGTACGGAGTATGCTGCCTATCCTGGCTACGCATGGTACTTCTATACCGTCTATGGCTACCAGAACCTCAGCTATAAGGACTTCCAGTTCTATGCATGGGCAGTCAGCCCCGGACAAGTGAACGCCGTGCCGGTACCAGGCGCTGTGTGGTTGTTTGGCACTGGCATGTTGGGATTACTGGGCTTGAAGCGACGCGGTCACGCTGGGTAA
- a CDS encoding recombinase family protein, producing MGKIVAYLRASTDKQDLNHQKLEILEFARKKEIRIDEFVEITISSRKTSKQRRIDELAGMLTETDTLVVTELSRLGRSTAEVIALINALVLRNIRVITIKQNLDIANQDMNSKIIVTLFSLFGELERDLISLRTKEALAAKKASGQQLGKPKGTLQKSKFDNSLDRIKELLGYGLSVRKIAKVLGYSSHIALNTYINKRGLQQLVKR from the coding sequence ATGGGGAAAATCGTCGCTTATTTGCGTGCTTCTACCGACAAGCAAGACTTGAATCACCAAAAGTTGGAAATTTTGGAATTTGCGCGGAAAAAGGAGATACGGATTGATGAATTTGTCGAAATCACAATCTCATCGCGCAAAACCAGCAAACAACGCCGGATAGATGAATTGGCGGGAATGCTGACAGAGACCGATACGCTGGTAGTCACAGAACTTAGCCGACTGGGGCGAAGTACTGCAGAGGTCATCGCGTTAATCAATGCCCTGGTACTACGCAATATCCGCGTTATTACCATCAAGCAAAATCTGGATATTGCAAATCAGGATATGAATTCCAAGATCATTGTTACGCTGTTCTCGCTGTTTGGTGAATTGGAGAGAGATTTGATCAGTTTGCGCACCAAAGAAGCTTTAGCCGCAAAAAAGGCCAGTGGTCAGCAACTTGGCAAGCCAAAAGGTACTTTACAGAAAAGTAAATTCGACAATAGCTTGGATCGCATCAAGGAATTGCTCGGCTATGGCCTTTCTGTCAGGAAAATCGCAAAAGTGTTAGGCTATTCGAGTCACATCGCACTCAATACTTATATCAACAAACGCGGTTTACAGCAGTTGGTTAAGCGTTAG
- a CDS encoding Tn3 family transposase, with amino-acid sequence MLTKSERLNILSSQEQFALYGLPDFDDSQRMEYFIFTEQELARVLDQRSVHAQVYCALQMGYFKAKQAFFQFSWDEVKDDCTFILTRYFNDLAFLPIPITKHEYYAQRALIVDLFGYRLWAADFLPALVERATQVVSRDVTPSFILVELIAYLNDQKIVRPGYTTLQSLISETLSNERKRLGVLLTEMLDDSAKTALQQLLVRDDTLSGLAALKQDAKHFGYRMMVLERQKRTALEPLYQLAKTLLPKLEISQQNLNYYASLAHFYTIYDLRRLKQEQTHLYLLCYVWLRYRQLTDNLVDALGYRMKQLEDDTKLKANKLITQHLANRQPETSQIGRLLLIYVDEQVIDDTSFGEVRQQAFAIMPKDTLQITGQRLCEKPLNKMELRWQVVEQLSAHCRKHLRPLYCALDFASTVPDNPWLAALTLMKGLFAKQQRLSQQPMNACIEKTVSPRLRRYLLTIDAEGKATGVQADRYEFWIYRQIRKRFKSGELYLTDSVQHQCFTHELVSLEKMPAVLQQLDIPWVRQPIEAQLKVLSDELHSLWLAFDSDLRQGKLKHLEYDSELKTLTWHKYKASNDKALQESFYSKLGFCNIADVLRFVNEQCHFLSAMTPLQPRYAKQIADKDSLFAVIMAQAMNYGNLKMAQTSDIPYHILETTHQQYLRRSTLKKANDAISNAIADLSIFPHYSFDLGVLYGAVDGQKLGVEHPTIKARHSRKHFGKGKGVVAYTMLCNHVPVNGGLIGAHEYEAHFVFDIWYQNTSDIVPMVITGDMHSVNKANFAITHWFGLRFEPRFTNLETQLKNLYCCGDPMKYEKCLIKPVGSIDLQAVQDEKSNIDQIVATLGIKEMTQSTLIRKLCTYTQSNPTRSAVFEFDKLIRSIYTLRYLRDPQIERNSHRSQNRIESYHQLRAAIAQVGGKKELTGRTDLDIEVSNECGRLIANAIIYYNSAILSRILDKYEASPKLKILALIKKVSPAAWRNIHFNGHYAFRDSGQSIDLDAIVAKLELE; translated from the coding sequence ATGCTGACTAAAAGCGAAAGACTTAACATTCTATCCAGCCAGGAGCAATTCGCCTTGTATGGGCTGCCTGATTTTGACGACAGTCAACGGATGGAATATTTTATCTTCACCGAACAGGAACTGGCACGGGTACTCGACCAACGCAGTGTGCATGCTCAAGTTTACTGCGCATTGCAAATGGGTTATTTCAAGGCCAAACAGGCCTTCTTTCAATTTTCCTGGGATGAAGTGAAAGATGACTGTACTTTTATCCTGACACGCTACTTCAATGATTTGGCCTTTCTTCCGATACCGATAACCAAGCATGAATATTACGCACAACGCGCGTTGATCGTTGACTTGTTTGGCTATCGGCTATGGGCGGCAGATTTTTTACCGGCACTTGTCGAACGAGCTACTCAGGTTGTCTCTCGCGATGTCACGCCCAGTTTTATCTTGGTTGAGCTTATCGCCTATTTAAATGATCAAAAGATCGTTCGACCAGGCTATACGACGTTGCAGTCTCTCATCAGCGAAACACTGTCCAACGAACGTAAGCGGCTGGGCGTGTTACTCACTGAGATGCTAGACGATTCAGCCAAAACGGCGCTCCAGCAACTTCTTGTGCGCGATGATACTTTGTCCGGATTGGCCGCTCTCAAACAAGACGCCAAACACTTTGGTTACCGCATGATGGTTTTGGAGCGGCAGAAGCGCACCGCCTTGGAACCCTTATATCAACTGGCTAAAACGCTCTTGCCAAAATTGGAAATTTCTCAGCAAAACCTTAACTATTACGCCAGTCTCGCGCATTTTTACACGATCTACGATCTTCGCCGCCTGAAGCAGGAACAGACCCATCTATACTTATTATGTTACGTCTGGCTTCGCTATCGGCAACTGACTGATAATCTGGTTGACGCCTTGGGTTACCGAATGAAGCAGCTCGAAGACGACACCAAGCTCAAGGCTAACAAGCTTATCACCCAGCATCTGGCTAATCGACAACCGGAAACCTCTCAGATTGGGCGCTTGTTGCTGATCTATGTCGATGAGCAGGTTATCGATGACACTTCTTTCGGCGAAGTCCGTCAGCAGGCCTTTGCCATCATGCCTAAAGATACATTACAAATCACTGGTCAACGCTTATGCGAGAAACCATTAAATAAAATGGAATTGCGCTGGCAAGTGGTGGAACAGTTGTCTGCTCATTGTCGCAAGCACTTGCGTCCGCTTTACTGCGCACTCGATTTTGCCAGTACGGTGCCGGATAACCCGTGGTTGGCGGCGCTAACTTTAATGAAGGGCTTGTTTGCCAAACAACAACGCTTGTCGCAGCAACCGATGAACGCGTGCATAGAAAAGACCGTCTCGCCGCGATTGCGACGCTATCTGCTGACCATTGATGCGGAAGGGAAAGCCACAGGTGTGCAGGCTGACCGGTACGAATTTTGGATTTATAGGCAAATCAGGAAACGCTTCAAGTCAGGTGAACTCTACCTGACAGACAGCGTCCAGCATCAATGTTTCACGCATGAACTCGTTTCCCTGGAGAAGATGCCGGCTGTGCTCCAGCAATTAGACATTCCCTGGGTACGTCAGCCCATAGAAGCTCAACTTAAAGTCTTGAGCGATGAACTTCATAGTCTTTGGCTGGCATTTGACAGCGATCTCCGCCAAGGAAAGCTAAAACACCTTGAATACGATAGTGAACTCAAAACACTCACATGGCATAAATACAAGGCCAGCAACGATAAAGCACTCCAGGAAAGTTTCTATAGCAAGCTGGGCTTTTGCAATATTGCCGATGTACTTCGTTTTGTTAATGAGCAATGTCACTTTTTGTCGGCAATGACACCGTTGCAGCCACGTTATGCTAAGCAAATCGCCGACAAGGACAGTCTGTTTGCGGTCATCATGGCTCAAGCGATGAATTATGGCAATCTTAAAATGGCACAGACCAGCGATATTCCCTATCATATCTTGGAGACCACGCATCAGCAATACTTACGGCGATCCACTCTGAAAAAAGCAAACGACGCTATCAGCAATGCTATCGCCGATCTTTCTATTTTTCCACATTACTCGTTCGATCTAGGGGTATTGTACGGTGCCGTTGATGGGCAAAAACTTGGGGTCGAACACCCAACCATCAAAGCGCGGCATTCCAGAAAACATTTTGGCAAGGGGAAAGGCGTGGTGGCCTACACCATGCTATGTAACCATGTGCCCGTGAATGGCGGGCTGATCGGTGCCCATGAATATGAAGCCCATTTTGTTTTCGACATCTGGTACCAGAATACATCCGACATCGTGCCAATGGTGATTACTGGTGATATGCATAGCGTTAATAAGGCCAATTTCGCAATCACGCACTGGTTCGGATTGCGATTCGAACCGCGCTTCACTAACCTTGAGACGCAATTGAAGAATCTATATTGTTGCGGCGATCCTATGAAATACGAGAAATGCCTGATCAAGCCGGTTGGGAGTATCGACTTACAAGCGGTTCAAGACGAAAAATCCAATATCGACCAGATCGTGGCCACTCTGGGGATCAAGGAAATGACTCAAAGTACGCTGATTCGGAAATTATGTACCTACACGCAATCAAACCCAACCCGTAGCGCGGTCTTCGAGTTCGATAAGCTAATCCGCAGCATTTACACATTGCGATATTTGCGCGACCCACAAATCGAGCGCAACTCGCATCGTTCGCAAAACCGGATCGAATCTTATCACCAACTGCGAGCAGCAATCGCGCAGGTTGGCGGCAAGAAGGAACTCACTGGCAGGACGGATCTGGATATTGAGGTCAGTAACGAATGTGGGCGGCTAATCGCAAATGCGATCATTTATTATAATTCCGCTATCCTGTCACGGATACTCGACAAATATGAAGCATCCCCCAAACTGAAGATTTTGGCACTCATCAAGAAAGTCTCGCCTGCGGCCTGGCGGAATATTCATTTTAATGGCCATTATGCTTTCAGAGATAGCGGACAGAGTATAGACCTTGATGCAATTGTAGCTAAATTGGAGCTGGAATAA